A stretch of DNA from Vulpes lagopus strain Blue_001 chromosome 12, ASM1834538v1, whole genome shotgun sequence:
taagaTAATAAAGCTACTGTATTCATTCATCTACATAGTCTATGACAAATCTTACATTTTAGAATACTATGCTCGATAGATCCTTAAGTATAACCATAACACATAACAGCGCATAGTTGTTTAAAGTGTGGACCCTGGAATCCAATTCTCTGATTTTGAACCCCAGCTCAGGCAATTATAAGCTCTCTGGACTTCACTTCCGTCTATCTCAgtctccttatctataaaattatgATTGCAGGGGAACAACAACGTTGTGAGGGCTTAGTGTAATAATGCATATaagctgtgcctggcacatagtggtctataaatgttagctactataTGAACATAATTGTTCTTGGGGTCCATGAACAAAatctatatcataataaaagctATTAGTGGTAGCTTTCGgtgatgaaaaagagaaagataaactgACTTGGAGATACGGCCTGGACCACACACAGTCTGGGAACTCACTGCCAAAAGATAATATTCATGAAAAAAGCCAACTGATCTGTTTATGTGGCAAGTTGGCATGAGCCCTAACAGTGCATTTATAGACCTCTGTGCCCTCAGCTGGAATGTTTCTGTATGGGcaaaaggaaagtgaaatgaaagcaaaatttcCATATTATTTATTCTGTCTGGTAATTGATATTATTGAGGAATTTTAAGAGATTGAAGATATGGAATACATATCTTATATGTTATCTGCATAGCATGTTCAAGCCTACATAGTGAAACACAGCCCATGTGTCTGATGATAATTTTACTATTACGTGCTTCAATGTGAGAAACATCTTGGCCTCACATGTAAAAGAGAAATAGGAACAGATCAATTCAACGTATCCCGTGGGATTATCATGCTGTTTTGTGTCAAGAGAGTGAGGAAGCCATAGATAGGGAAGAGATTAACGTTGGCATGAAGACTGGAAAGAACACAGCTAGACAGATTTTCTTTGGGAACTTTTATAGGCATTACACTGCAATTCACTAGGCTGCAACTTACCAACACATGGATCGTGTGGCAGCCGTGTGATTCAGCAGGGGATTATTTATACATTCGGAAGGGAGTTGATTGCCAACACATATTCTGTGATTTCCTAAGGTACCTGGGTCGACAAATCGGTGGAGAAGACCTCCTTAGTAAACTGTAATCCATGTTTGTTCATATAATTACCTTCAGTCTGGAGAGGGGTAAAGGGGAAATTATATATCCTAGTTCATTACTGTCACTAGCCCCTTTTCACAATCTAACATACAAATTTTTCATAGTTCTGAAATTGTATATCCTTATATTTGCAACATTAAATGCACATAAAGAAAGGTATTCTAAGTTAAATGTGGTTTACAAACATATTTGGAATTGTTTACAAATTACAATTTGTAATTTGTATACAATTATACCTGAAAAAGGTataattttcaaactttataaAGAACTTCTGCACTAGAGACCAGTTTTGGACAAGATCCAATCTCGATAGTATGTTACACGAGTGTAGACACCAGGCTTGTTTCGGAGAGCACATTCATCTCCCCAGCTTACAATGCCAGCAAGGAACCAAGTGCCTTTATAATCTGCACCAACCAGAGGTCCACCGGAGTCACCCTAGAGAGAAAAAGGATACATACAATTACTATACTTTAAAGGTGAAtactgcttatttttctcttctgtaataaAGTCAgggagatgcagaaaaaggaaaaaaaaaaaaccctagatatTTCAATATTGAGTGGAgtcattcagtatttttttttttttgtggctggtTTATCTCACTTAACACAGTGTCTTTAagtttcacccatgttgtagcatgtgtcagcatttccttgctttttaaggACGAATAATACTCAGTTTTATGTATATACAACATTTTGCTTATCCAATTATCCATcagtgggcacttgggttgctttcatctTTTGGATTGTGAATAATGCTCCTATGGGTTCAATGTCCAAATATCTATTTGTGCCCcttcttttgagtatatatccagaagtggaattgctggatcatatggtaatctatttttaacttttgtgaggaaccgccatactgttttccatagaggctgcaccattttacattcccaccaatagtacacaaagcttattttacaatttttaaaaatctagtgcCCTCCCTCTGAATCTAATCTCTTAGTTTCAAATTCATGGAGTAAATGGAGAATAATAGATAGCAATCTCTCCATTTCTTGTCCTGTCTCTTTTGACTTCCTAGCTCATCTGCATCAGTCCACACCTGTATTCATACTCCTTGTCAGCTAAATGGAGATACTTAGTTCTTTCTAAGGCTAATCCCTCCACCTGCGCTCTGGATCAAGGACACTGTTCTATCAATAATcttctcttgtttgtttttcctaataTGCCTTCATTTTCTCCACTGTCTTTCCCCACCAGGCATATAcattgttttttccagttttgccCATCCAAAAAAAATGACAGCCTTTCTGATCTTAAGACCTCTTCTATTGctctaattattttcctttcatagcTAAGTGGCTTGAAAGGCTATCAGATTTCTTCTGAAGTAGAAGTTTatattgaaattttcatttcctggtcttatttttcttctaaatggtTTTTCTTTCTACCAAAGAACCTTCTAAACTTCTTATTTTTCTGATCTTTCTTATCTCTTCCTGTTAGCCCCTTAAAAGCATTTATACCAGAGTTCTATCACTTAGGTGcttattttatatactgtatcTGAGCAATTTCTATCAGTGCTCCTGAATTTAACTACCACCACAGGATGATGATAACTTTCAGATATATATCTACGGCCAGAACTCTTTCTTGAGCTCaaggtttttatttctaatgGCACATTGGACATATATACCTGGATATTTCACAGGCACTTCAAATTTAGCACACTCCAAACTTCATTCTCCACAAAACTTCCTTTTCTCCTGTACATCTTCTCTCCAGTTGCTCAGGGAGAAACATGGAATTTAGCATGTATTCCTTCTTTTCCCTCATCCTTAATTCTAATCACTCCTGCAGTCTTGTCTACCTGTCTTGTCTCTTCATTCCTAATGTGTCTTAGTTGAAGCCCTTATTACCTTTTTTAGGATCTTTTAATAGTTCTCAATATCTCTAACTTACTTGCTTCCAGTCCATCTTCCACTCTACGTGTATTGGATTTGGCAATTATATTGTCATTAGTAATCTTAGCTAAAATACTTACACTGATCTGATAGGGCAAAAGTCTGTAAGCAGTGGGTTAGAGAGTAAATAAGTTGAGACTATGGAACACTGATGGTAAACTATTCTGTAGAGATTTGaccaagaagggaaaaagaaagataaagtagGATGTACTAAAGTAGAGACCTAATAATACTTATAGGAATGTGGAAGAGTCCATTGGAGTGGGACAGTttggaaaatatggaagaaagTTCAAAGTAATGTAAAGTTCAAATATTTGTGTAGACAGAGAGTGGGTGAAGAATACAGACAAAAGATTAGGTTTGAAGAGTAGAAGTAATTAATTTGTTTGTCCTGAGCCTGGAGGGTGAAGATAAggacagaaaagaaattaaaggatcTCTCatgacttttttcatttcttttttctagttagTATGATGAAATGTCATATGTTAAGGAGTGTAAGGGCATATAGGATCACATTCAAACAATGCAATGAAAGGCTGACATAGACTACAAAGGAGGTATTAAATAATTCTATAGTGTGTTAAGGACCCAGCTGTGATATATATGACACCAGTTTACAAGGCTATCAGATTTCTTCTAGTTGTGCTCAGGAGCTCACACATAGGAGtcaataaaataatcatattgcTCTGTGGCTGGAGATTATTTAGCATAGGTGTGGGGAAGTAGAAGATGGTGAAGTCACTGAGGGTACTGTCAATGGAGTGGTTGAAATAATAACACCTCGAGGCTGCATAGGGTTAGAAGAGAGTCATGGTGCTAAAGGTGATGGATAGAGAAAATTGAGAGAAACTAGGATTTAAACTTGTCATAACTTGGAAGAATAAGGTTAGTGGGGCAGTTGGAAGGATGGGAATCTGTAATTGGAGATGATAATTATGTATTGTAAGTACTTGTTTGTTCGTCTTCTAACTCTAGAGTACGGGGATAATGCTTTATTCACTTTTAActcctctgcactcagcacagcgTCTGGTATGGAGTAGtccattaaaatgaatgaattaaaaaaaaagggtcttTCTGGATTTACCACTGATTCTGCTTGCCTAGATAACTGCAGTAGTACTTTTGTTAACTCTGAGACTATTGCTTATAAATAGCACCAGAGGTGTTTGAAGCATATTAAGCATAGGAAAGGCAGCTTAGTGGAGCATTCACTATGTATACGCTCTATAGCACAGTGTGCTCTGCTGAAGTCTGAGTTCTACTACTTAATACCTGTGAGTTTAAACAATTTATTTGATCTCCTTGTCTcaagtttcttcatctgagaaaTAGGACTTACAATAGTATAAACGTATGCCACAGGATGATCATagcttaaataaattaatatttgtaaagagCTTAAAACAGTGCCTACCACATGGAGATGCTATACAAGCATTGTTAAGTCAACAAATTATTTAGAGTGTTGGAATCACCCAAAAGAAGAAAGCTCCATGATCATTAGGTTTGGTGTTGGATTCAGTTGAGTGCTTCTCAGTGAAGGAGGACCAATCTAACTACTAAAGTTGCCAATATTCCATTCATCTCTTTATTGCTTATTCCAGATTTAGTCTCTTCCCCACTCCTACGTCATGACAGCTTCTTGTAACAGTAAGAGCAGTTTAGCCCtgtagtattttaatttaataactatcttattaaataaaaaatttcttcttttgagaaaatTGAACAAATAGACTGGagttaaaacacacaaaaaaaatcttgaaaatggaATAGGCAGATTTACCTGGCAGGCATCCACACTTCCCTCCAGGAACCCGGCACACAACATTCCAGGTGTGATCACACCACTGTATACCTCTTCACTGTTGCAGGTTTTATTATCTATAATCTTCACTAATCCTTTTTGGAGTATATTAGGACTTGTtcctaaaggaagaaaattatataatttttgctAAAGTTAATATTGATATCTCTGTCTAGGCTTATTAGTACCTAACACTATGTACAATTTTCAAATCAATGTAAAACATCCATTTAGTTTTGTCTCCTTTCTTAGTCACAAAGCAGATTACATGTATgccttagaaaacaaaatgtaaaattcatattccagaagcatatattttataatcattctAAGATTTTCTGCCGTTACTGTAATTCTGAAtcttataattaattttagattttttcttgctttcagaTGCTTTTATGAACATAAATTGCCACTAAATCTTTACATCATTAAGGTCATGGGATGcacatatttaaatgatttttgctTAGGTATTGCCTTGTCACTTAGGGCTACTCATTTCTCCCCATCAGAAATGTCCAATCTTCTGTagtcctttttatgtttttatttttattttattattttatttttttgtagtccTTTTTAATTGTTTGCTATGGTACTTACCTGCACAAAACATGCTGTGTaatgtacttatttattatatttcatggTTATTGTCTTCGTTTTGCTaaaaatgtaagcttcatgaggacaGGAATATTTGCctcttttattcattaaaatatccaAACCATGCATACTGGTGTTTGGAATAAAGGTGGTAATcaagataaatgtttattgaatgaatgaatgaataaaatagaggaaaatgaaTTACTGCTTCAAATAATGCATTTCTATAAAAACTGCCATTGTTAAGGGAAATTATGGCAAAAGTTCTATGAAATTGTAGTTTCTGTATGAATGTAGTTGAGGATATTTTTCCATCCATTGCACATTATCTTCTTTGAAATGATCCAGAGAGAGTATCTCTCAGGTTTAGTTGTGatttggaatgtttttttttaactcttaaaactcaaattCAAACAATGTAATGAAGGAAGGTTAGGAACTCACCATCAGACTTTAATGTTCCCCATCCAGTGACCACCACATCTGAATTGGGTGGGAATGTATAAGTAGCTTCTGGAAGACATGCTCTTCGGATGTTGCTTGTATATAATACTGGCGAGGACAGATGTACAACAGCGATGTCATTATCATGTGCAGGATAATGGTAGTTTTCATGAATTATAATATCCTTGATACTTCGCTGTGTTTGTGGGTCACTTAAAAGAAGTCCAAAACTAACACTCCATTCTTTGGGATCACTGGCTCTAaggaaaatagatttatttattaaaagtccTATATTTCAGAGTTGTAGGAATTAATATATGTTTTCAAACAATTAGGTATGTATTGAATACCCATAGTGCATTTAACATACAAAAGCAAAGctgtatgtaaaagaaaaaataaaaacaacacaaatagaCTGAATAATTCAGtaagctatatttttattttttcaataagctatattttaaaaaacaagccaTGGGAACTAATTTTATCTGACTAGAAAGGCTCAAGAGtatttagaaagataaatatgaTAAGACAAGAAAGTAAGACTAAATAAAAAGTGGGCAAGATTATGGGACAGAGTAAACTTATGGAAGTAGCCTAAATTCTCTATTACCATTAAAAGCTATGAAGAGGAAGATGCTTCTGATTTTTACTATAATTTGTTAATGAAGGATTTTTGTATTAAGCCCTGAAAAATAGTGCTGTTAGAACATTTCAAAGTCTTAAGTTTAAAggggatttttatttaaaaataaaaccagtaagtGCTACATAAAGccaatagaaatttaaaaaagggtaaaaataaaccaaacattTGGTGCACTcctttaaagaattaataatttCAAGTAGGGCTATAATATATATGGGGTGATGCAAGATGAATTCATACAcctgtgattaaataaataagaccagataaaataatgatgagaaagaaatagaaggccGGTGTTCAGTTTAGgatttattgtttctttataaaattgaatTAAGTCTAGCTTAGTGATTCTCAGCTGAGGGCTATTTTGTCCTCCAGGAGACATCTGGCAAtaactggagacatttttggtggtcaATCCTGGGGGGATGCTACTGGCATTTGGTGGATAGGGGCCAGGGATGTTCCTAAATATCCTATAATGCCTGGGATAGCCATCCCAAAACAAAGAATCATTTGGACCACATATAATAGTGCCACTGTTGACAGACCCTCTTCTAGCctaaatatatcttctttttaaaactgattcATTGAGTGATTTTGAGAGTATACTCCACAATACTGAACAGTTGGAGGCATAGTTGTATGgccatattctttttgttttgttttgaatttaaaacatttatttaaactcaataGACAACATATAGTacaccattagtttcagatgtatgtCCATATTCTTGAAAGATATGTTTCAGACTTTTGGTACATGAGTAGCTTTGAGGCTTTATGTAGTCCAAAGCTTACTTTATAAAACAATGAGCAGCAGTGACAAGCCAGCTGTTACTAATCAGAGTGGCTCCACATCGGTGGACACTGTTCTGTTGAAGGCTAGCTTGCCAAGGCCATTCCCCTTCCTGGGCATCCATACCCCCTGCTATCTTGTTGCCAGAAGGAGTTATTGTCCGTTGTCCACAACCTGCTCAAAATAGAATTCATTAGCATATAATGATATTGATATTGCCTATGCATGCATTGCTATAGTAAACAAACTCTCATAATAAGATTGACTGAGGAAAAGCCCACAGTCTAACTGAGGACATGAGATTTCCTGAGAATTCATTCAAATTAGATTGACatcttcctcctccatcctcatCAGTTACATATACTCTCTGTGTATCTGTATGGCCTTGCTATGATCTGTTATAAGAACCAAGTGAAATGAAATGTTTGCATTTGGAAGATAAGAATTGCTATCCAGTTACTAAGTTGTATATAGAAAtgtgtgcttttaattttgtGAGCAGTTGTTTAAAGCAGTGATTGCTCTGAAACATTCATAAGAGAGGGTGAATGGCTGTGAATGTCAATGAGATGTTGACAAGAGAGAGTAAACAGAAACGTGTTTGCATTCAAGTTAAATCCACAATATCTGGCTAAAAGGAATAACACATGAAGAGAGCCAAACTTTTCCCAAAGTAAAATGCTTCTCTGCATCAGGACTGTGCTCTagtgtcaatttattttttaaaaaagatttaatttatttattcatgagacatactgaaagagaggcagagacacaggcagagggagaagcgggctccctgcggggaacctgatgtggaacttgatccccggaccccggatcatgaccggagtcaaaggcagacactcaaccactgagccacccatgtgtccctctaGTGTCAATTTAGATCCAGAGAAACtggattctttaaatttttaaagcaaatctgtAGTAATAGTacaactttacttttattttgtctctttctgATTCTCTTGATTATGTCATCTTACTCTAACAAAAGCACTGAGCTCGTTAAAGATTTGTGGTATCTTTTACTAGAGATTGTCAGCCTCATTAATCAAACTTTTTAGGGGGCAGGAaccatatcttttaaaatatatatatttctaggacCTATCATAGAGAACTTACCACCTAtaaggaactcaataaatatttgtagaaatgaAGTCTATGTCATATAACTCacaagatattttgaaataaaaatatttgacttcAAGACCCCTTTCTGTAATGGGTGTGTTCCATAATATTTAGAGAATGAGAAACACTTGCCATAATCAATGCAGTGGGCATAGAtgaaagcagtggttctcaatcagggACAATTTTGCACTCCACCCCTAATCCCAAGAGAAATTTATCaatatctggaaatatttttagttgTCATAATTTATGTGTGGGAGTGCACTACTggtaggtagaggccagggatgctgctaaaaaTCCTATAATGCATAGAACTGTTcctaaaacaaagaattatccaaccCCAAATGCTGATAGTGTTAAGGTTATGGAACTCTGACTTAGAGAAAGGTATTTGTATCAagaatgagaacatttaaattaattgGAGAGGGTAGATGGTCAATTGTTTCATAGGGATACTACAAGATATGGTTGAGATACTCTTTCTCGAAGGTGGAAAGGCATCAGGAGGACAGGGGAGGGACATGCAGACTTATAAAAAGGTCTTTGCTAGCCCTCTGAAGTCCTTAAATTTGTATATTGCTTCTGATACTGGATTGTTCTCTTTGATGCAATCTAAACCTCTGATTATTAAGGCATCCTCTTTATAAAAACCACTTAGCTGAAGCAGAGCCTAGGTGGTTGTTATTTTTGAATGAGAGAGTCTCACTTTGACTCACTGACTGTGAcgcccttttcttttcctctttctttccactcCCTTATCATGGAATCTTCAGAGGATAAAACAAATAACTCAGAACCCAAAGGTATAATGGTTCTTCCCTATCCTCCCTTTGGTTTGGACAACTCCTAAAGGAAGTTGGCTTTTACTCAACTTGCTTCggagaaataggaaaacaaagatgCTTCACCGTGGGCTAGGAGAACCTCCCCTGGGTGATTCTACTTTCCTGTTTGTGCATTTGTTCAGAATTGTAATCTAATTTATATCCATGCCTCAATCTCCATTCTGAGTTCTCATTTACTCATAGTGTTGTGTCTGTTAAGCTTCCAGCTGCCACCTCTGCAGTATTACCTTGTTGTTACCTCTGCTGAAATCTTAATGGCACCTTGTAGCTTTTGTTATTTCAGAAAAGGTCATACGGTAAACTTCAAGAATTTAAGGAATATCATGAAGACTTGATGGTTGACACTTTCTGAAACATCAAAGACTCTACCAAGCTCTTACACCCTCCCTACCCTTCTAACTTCCATCTCATCTCTCATTACtgtactttaatatattttgtcatGTACCAAACTCCAGTCTTTCTTCAATCCTGTTTGATTTTTCTTGCCTACCATTCCCctctcactttttatttaaagtacaattaaaatttcaaataggCCAAGTCAAATTCAGAATATTGATCTGAATGGTTGCTTAGTTCAGATGCACAGATTGGCTGATCTCTTTCTTATTGCCATTTTTACTCCTGTCTTGATTACCTCTCTTCTATGAAACTGACACATTTTTAATTGTGGATTTTGATTGTATCCATACTAAAATTTCCAATTGGAATGATTGACTTAAAAATGTCCTATTAAGTAGCTTGAGGATTGTTCAGTCAAAATACATTCAGAGAGCAAAATAATCTAACACAGTTTTGTGCTTAAGTTTTGCCCAGCTTGCTCAGAAATAACTCTTCTGGTGACTGAAAGGTACTAAGAGCCATCATGGTTGGTGTCACTGGGCCCTGAAGAGTGATTTCCAGCTCCTAATTAGTCTCAATGCCCAGATAAGGGCAGTGCTTCTCTGACAGCCTGCTACAGGTTCTGGCAACCCTGGGGATCAAATTTCCCACAGTGGTTGTAGAGAAAGTGGAAGCAGAGTGTCTTGGTCAGCAAGGAAGCTACTTGCATGTGAGTCCCAGCTCACTAAGGTTGGCTTGCATGATCAGAATTCCATAGTGAGTTCCTAGGCCTAAAGTTTTTATAggtagagtaaaaaaaaatacaaccaacaTCTACTGAGTGCTTATTATGAACTGTATACTTTTGTAAGTACCTTACTTGTGCTATCTTCTTATGTCATTGCAACAGCTTGGAACTGAGGGTTTGGGAAACTAACGTTAACCATCCAGTTAGGATGTGTTGGGTCTGGGGCTCAAAACTGATGTGCAGCTGGTTTTAGATCCTAAATTCTTCATTATCACTGCTTGTCCATAGATCCCATCTGTCATTATGCCATGTAATCCTGCGTTTctcatttaaaatcaatttatatcAGTCAATTTAATCAATGATATCAGTCTATTTAAGACCAACCACAGTCACATTTTCACAAATTTctaaaagcagacttcccactataTCCTTATGGGTACCATATTGATTGTCAAGTGGAAGTCTTTTTCTGCCATCCCGGGAATTAAGTTTCACTGGAAAATTACTCTTTGTTAATGAACTTACAAGCATTGAGAAGATTTTCTGCTGTCGGCATTGCAATAtctaaaagtcaaaaaaaaaagaaaaaggaaatatttacatttatgaacaTATTAAtactaattatttctttttggggAACACATTATTCTGTAAATgtaatcattttattcatttttgatcaTATAATTTCTAGTTCATGGATTAGcatagagagaaataaaattttagtattcattcttctgtttatAAAAAAGACTCTCAAGTTCCGCATTATAAGTTGAAAAAGAGGTCTGGGTCCTGGGAAGTACtacaatatatgaaaaatagtgatcTTTCACTGTATCTTGAATTCAAATCACCAGATGACTCATTTATgcaccactttatttttttttt
This window harbors:
- the LOC121474207 gene encoding transmembrane protease serine 11C-like — encoded protein: MAKGQVPQRQHAWTPLQDRGTESNTKMKLTTCGKITLGILMLAIVAIIIGLIVYFVIYEKTPFYHHISFKVNNIDYDSKFEKPYSQEYMDLNKKIVSLINETFHGSKLRRQYVKSHVVQVSRAQGKVIIHAVLKFKSCFKNTAAKFRDRIETTLYQKLKGKTGSLCIDSSSFKFSDIAMPTAENLLNACCGQRTITPSGNKIAGGMDAQEGEWPWQASLQQNSVHRCGATLISNSWLVTAAHCFIKASDPKEWSVSFGLLLSDPQTQRSIKDIIIHENYHYPAHDNDIAVVHLSSPVLYTSNIRRACLPEATYTFPPNSDVVVTGWGTLKSDGTSPNILQKGLVKIIDNKTCNSEEVYSGVITPGMLCAGFLEGSVDACQGDSGGPLVGADYKGTWFLAGIVSWGDECALRNKPGVYTRVTYYRDWILSKTGL